CTGGCAGGCGCACGCTGGATCAGTGCCGGCGTCGGCGGAGCGGTCGCCTGGCTTACGAGTATCAACCCGCTGCTGGCGCCGGGGTGGTTCGCCGGCTACGTCGAACTCAAGTACCGCCCGGTCAACGTCCGGGACGTCCAGCAGCTCAACGAGATCATCGGCGACGCCGACCGCCCGATGAGCGAGGCGATCGAGGAGATGTTCGACGTCCCGCTGTTCCGGCTGATCATGATCGTCGCGCTGACGAACATCGGAAGCATGATCGCAACCTTCCTGTTTTTCATCGTCGTCATCCCGTGGCTCGCGCCGGAGATCGGTGGTGTCGACGCCCTGATGAACGAGCTGATCCGGGGCGCCGAGAACAGCCTCGATCTCATCCGGGGGGTGGTGGCGTGAGCTACCCGACCGAGCGCGCCTCGGCGCTGTCCTTTAGCGACAAGGAGCTGTTCGACCTCGCGATCGCGTGGATCTCCCTGAGCGTCGCGTTCGCACTGCTGCTGGCGCCGATCCACCGGTTCGACATCGGGCTCGGCTGGTTCGTCACGATGATCGGGCTGAGCTTCGTCACCGTCGGCGTCGCCTTTCTGCTACACGAGCTCGCCCACAAGGTCGTCGCGATCGAGCACGGCCAGACCGCGGAGTTTCGGGCCGACTACCAGATGCTATTTTTAGCGATCATGAGCGCGCTGGTCGGCTTCCTCTTTGCGGCCCCCGGCGCGGTCTACCACCGCGGCCGGATCACGGTCCGGGAGAACGGCCTGATCGCGCTCGCGGGACCGGTGACCAACCACCTGCTCGCGCTGTTGTTCCTGCCGCTGATGCTGTTTCCGGGCATCATCGGACTCGTCGGCCACCTCGGGGTCCTCATCAACCTCTTTCTGGCCGCGTTCAACATGATCCCCTTCGGCCCGCTGGACGGAAAGTCCGTCCTCGAGTGGCACAAGCCGATATTCGGGGCCGTCTTCGGGCTGAGCCTGCTGTTGTTGGTGGGTTTTTACCTCGTCTTCGGC
This genomic window from Natronococcus occultus SP4 contains:
- a CDS encoding zinc metalloprotease, with the translated sequence MSYPTERASALSFSDKELFDLAIAWISLSVAFALLLAPIHRFDIGLGWFVTMIGLSFVTVGVAFLLHELAHKVVAIEHGQTAEFRADYQMLFLAIMSALVGFLFAAPGAVYHRGRITVRENGLIALAGPVTNHLLALLFLPLMLFPGIIGLVGHLGVLINLFLAAFNMIPFGPLDGKSVLEWHKPIFGAVFGLSLLLLVGFYLVFGFPALFG